A genome region from Anaerobacillus alkaliphilus includes the following:
- the deoB gene encoding phosphopentomutase, giving the protein MSNYFYKRVFLVVMDSVGIGEAPDAEKFGDVGAHTLGHIAEKMNGLHMPHMAKLGLSNIEEIKGIEKVNNPLAHYGKMAEASNGKDTMTGHWEIMGLNIETPFRTFPDGFPPVLIKILEERTGRKIIGNIPASGTEILDMLGQEHVETGALIVYTSADSVLQIAAHEDIVPLEELYKICKVARELTLDEKYMVGRIIARPFIGQEGSWQRTTNRHDYALKPFSRTVMNELQDMGYDSIAIGKISDIFDNEGITKSLRTISNMDGMDKLLETVDMDFTGLSFLNLVDFDALFGHRRDPVGYGKALEEYDARLPEVLEKLKDDDLLIITADHGNDPVHAGTDHTREYVPLLVYEKGIKKAQQLGIRSTFADIGATIADNFNVQAPKYGESFLQELRKGRE; this is encoded by the coding sequence TTGAGTAATTACTTTTACAAGCGAGTTTTCCTAGTTGTTATGGACTCTGTAGGAATTGGTGAAGCGCCAGATGCCGAAAAATTTGGTGATGTTGGTGCTCATACTTTAGGACATATTGCAGAGAAAATGAATGGCTTACATATGCCACACATGGCGAAATTAGGTTTGAGTAACATAGAAGAAATTAAAGGGATTGAAAAAGTGAATAACCCCCTTGCTCATTATGGGAAAATGGCTGAAGCATCAAATGGAAAAGACACAATGACAGGTCATTGGGAAATTATGGGACTTAACATCGAAACTCCGTTTAGAACTTTTCCTGACGGGTTTCCACCAGTACTAATCAAAATATTAGAAGAGCGAACAGGAAGAAAGATCATCGGAAATATACCTGCATCTGGTACTGAAATCTTGGATATGTTAGGTCAGGAACATGTTGAAACTGGAGCACTAATTGTATATACCTCAGCAGATTCAGTTCTGCAAATTGCAGCTCATGAAGATATCGTTCCACTTGAAGAACTGTATAAGATTTGTAAAGTTGCTAGGGAGTTAACACTTGATGAAAAGTATATGGTTGGTCGTATCATTGCACGTCCATTTATTGGTCAAGAGGGGTCTTGGCAACGAACTACAAACCGCCATGACTATGCATTAAAACCGTTTAGTCGTACAGTAATGAACGAACTACAAGATATGGGGTATGACTCAATTGCGATTGGGAAAATTTCCGATATTTTTGATAATGAAGGTATTACTAAATCTTTACGTACAATTTCGAATATGGATGGCATGGATAAGTTACTGGAAACCGTGGACATGGATTTCACGGGTTTAAGCTTTTTAAATTTAGTAGATTTTGATGCACTATTTGGGCATCGACGTGACCCAGTTGGATATGGGAAGGCTTTAGAAGAATATGATGCAAGATTACCTGAAGTACTAGAAAAATTAAAAGATGATGATCTATTAATTATTACTGCTGATCATGGGAATGACCCTGTTCATGCGGGGACTGATCACACTAGAGAATATGTACCACTGCTTGTATATGAAAAAGGAATTAAAAAAGCACAACAACTAGGAATTAGGAGTACATTTGCAGACATTGGTGCTACAATTGCTGATAATTTTAATGTGCAAGCCCCGAAATATGGGGAGAGTTTCTTACAAGAGTTAAGAAAGGGACGTGAGTAA
- the spoIIAA gene encoding anti-sigma F factor antagonist: protein MSLTINLEKKDTILCVRLDGELDHHTSEMLRNEVDEQLQKGKYKHLVLNLENLTFMDSSGLGVILGRYKQIMNNGGEMVICSITPPIKRLMDMSGLFKIIRLADNEQFALETLGVA from the coding sequence GTGAGCTTGACCATTAACTTGGAGAAAAAAGATACGATACTTTGTGTAAGACTTGATGGTGAACTTGATCATCATACAAGTGAAATGCTTCGAAATGAAGTTGATGAACAATTACAAAAAGGTAAATATAAGCATTTAGTTTTGAATTTAGAGAACTTAACATTCATGGATAGTTCGGGATTAGGCGTTATCTTAGGTAGATACAAACAAATCATGAACAATGGTGGGGAAATGGTGATTTGTTCAATTACACCTCCAATCAAACGATTAATGGATATGTCAGGTTTATTTAAGATTATTAGATTAGCTGACAATGAACAGTTTGCGTTGGAAACGTTGGGGGTGGCGTAA
- a CDS encoding stage V sporulation protein AB, producing the protein MIGNFLVVIVIGLGGGLAVGSGLVAFLTVLGIVPRLTQLTKTKNYIKLYEWGVVLGALTGSWFSLTVPLFDLPHFLLVIIGLFSGIFVGMLAAALTEVLNVFPILAKRLGVADKIIYLLMAIVFGKIFGSLFHWIYFVDK; encoded by the coding sequence ATGATAGGTAATTTCCTAGTTGTCATTGTTATTGGTCTAGGTGGTGGACTAGCAGTAGGAAGCGGGCTTGTTGCATTCCTCACTGTTTTAGGTATAGTGCCTAGGTTGACTCAATTAACGAAGACTAAAAATTATATAAAGCTATATGAATGGGGAGTAGTTTTAGGTGCACTGACCGGTTCATGGTTTAGTTTAACGGTGCCTTTATTTGATTTGCCACATTTTTTATTAGTAATTATCGGCTTATTTTCAGGAATTTTTGTTGGGATGTTAGCAGCGGCATTAACTGAAGTTTTAAATGTCTTTCCTATTCTAGCCAAACGGTTAGGTGTAGCTGACAAAATTATCTATTTACTTATGGCGATTGTATTTGGCAAGATATTCGGCTCTCTATTTCATTGGATCTATTTCGTAGACAAATAA
- the sigF gene encoding RNA polymerase sporulation sigma factor SigF encodes MDVEVKNEKKETYLTDKEVKELIARSQEGDQDARDTIVNRNTRLVWSVVQRFLNRGYEPEDLFQIGCIGLIKSVDKFDLSYDVKFSTYAVPMIIGEIQRFLRDDGTVKVSRSLKETANKIRKMKDELSKTLGRVPTIAEIAEKLEISPEEVVFAQEASRSLSSIHETVYENDGDPITLLDQIADQSEHKWFDKIALKEAIRHLNDRERLIVYLRYYKDQTQSEVAERLGISQVQVSRLEKKILQAIKDQMEV; translated from the coding sequence ATGGATGTGGAGGTTAAAAACGAGAAGAAGGAAACATACTTAACGGATAAGGAAGTAAAAGAGCTTATTGCTAGAAGTCAAGAAGGCGATCAGGATGCTAGGGATACCATTGTTAATCGAAATACGAGATTAGTTTGGTCTGTTGTCCAGCGTTTTTTGAATAGGGGTTATGAGCCAGAAGATTTATTTCAAATTGGCTGCATTGGTTTAATTAAATCTGTAGACAAGTTTGATTTATCCTATGATGTGAAATTTTCTACGTATGCTGTACCAATGATTATTGGAGAAATACAGAGGTTTTTACGAGATGATGGAACCGTAAAAGTGAGCCGCTCGTTAAAGGAAACTGCGAACAAAATTCGTAAGATGAAGGACGAGTTATCGAAAACTCTAGGTCGTGTTCCAACTATTGCTGAAATAGCTGAGAAGCTGGAGATTTCTCCTGAGGAAGTTGTGTTTGCTCAAGAGGCAAGTCGAAGTCTTTCATCCATTCATGAAACTGTTTATGAAAATGATGGTGACCCGATAACCCTTTTAGACCAAATTGCAGATCAGTCAGAGCATAAATGGTTTGATAAGATCGCCTTGAAAGAAGCGATCCGTCATTTAAATGATCGTGAGCGCCTCATTGTTTACCTTCGTTATTATAAGGACCAAACTCAATCAGAGGTTGCAGAGCGGTTAGGTATATCACAAGTTCAAGTTTCAAGATTAGAAAAGAAAATATTGCAGGCAATAAAAGACCAAATGGAAGTTTAG
- a CDS encoding stage V sporulation protein AA, translating into MNEGIIYIRMRHRVEATKSQNIKIGDVAQIVAENGVRELVGNISIHQVKPEDKKLIVIDVMKVIKAIRLAYPNFDVQTIGAAQSIIEVYFKTNFKPLFFVGVWLLLFIGAGLAVMNFHEDVSMQEVHQKLYAIITGEENPKPLLLQIPYSIGLGLGMILFFNHLFKKRINEEPSPLEVEMFNYQQALDQYVSIHENTESETKINDR; encoded by the coding sequence ATGAACGAAGGAATTATTTACATTCGGATGCGTCACCGTGTTGAAGCGACTAAATCCCAAAATATTAAAATTGGGGATGTAGCTCAAATAGTAGCAGAAAACGGAGTACGAGAATTGGTCGGTAATATTTCTATTCATCAAGTAAAGCCTGAGGATAAAAAGCTAATCGTAATTGATGTTATGAAGGTAATTAAAGCGATACGTTTGGCTTATCCAAACTTTGATGTGCAAACAATAGGAGCAGCACAATCAATCATCGAGGTTTACTTTAAGACTAATTTTAAACCATTATTTTTTGTGGGAGTTTGGTTATTGCTATTTATTGGTGCTGGACTTGCCGTTATGAATTTTCATGAGGATGTAAGTATGCAAGAAGTTCATCAAAAGTTATACGCAATTATTACTGGTGAAGAAAACCCTAAACCCTTACTTTTGCAAATTCCCTATTCTATTGGTCTAGGCTTAGGGATGATCCTGTTTTTTAACCATCTCTTTAAAAAGAGAATCAATGAAGAACCAAGTCCTTTGGAAGTAGAAATGTTTAATTATCAACAAGCATTAGATCAATATGTATCCATTCATGAAAATACAGAAAGTGAAACCAAAATCAATGATAGGTAA
- a CDS encoding pyrimidine-nucleoside phosphorylase — MRMVDLIEKKRDGLELTKEEIEFIINGYTSDTIPDYQMSAFAMAVFFQDMTAHERAALTMAMVQSGDQIDLSAIDGIKVDKHSTGGVGDTTTLVLGPLVASVGVPVAKMSGRGLGHTGGTIDKLEAVSGFSVEITNQQFIDLVNKNKLAVVGQSGNLTPADKKLYALRDVTATVNSIPLIASSIMSKKIASGANAIVLDVKTGAGAFMKELTQAEELAKAMVDIGNNLGRNTMAVISDMSQPLGFAIGNALEVKEAIDTLRGNGPEDLKELCLALGSQMVLLAGKTSTVEQARILLEEAIVSGKALETLKTFLQDQGGDPTVVDDVTKLPTAKYQIEVPAWDTGYIGQIVADKIGVAAMLLGAGRATKESTIDLAVGIELRKKVGDFVNTGETLVTIHTNEENVAEVTKIINDSYTIASERVEIPPLIYKEIK, encoded by the coding sequence ATGAGAATGGTTGATTTAATAGAAAAGAAGCGGGATGGGTTGGAATTAACAAAGGAAGAGATAGAGTTTATTATTAATGGTTATACTTCAGATACAATTCCAGACTATCAGATGAGTGCTTTTGCTATGGCTGTATTTTTTCAGGATATGACGGCTCATGAACGAGCTGCCCTAACGATGGCGATGGTTCAGTCTGGGGATCAAATCGATTTGTCGGCAATCGATGGTATCAAGGTAGACAAACACAGTACTGGAGGAGTTGGGGATACAACAACTCTCGTTTTGGGCCCTCTAGTTGCAAGTGTTGGAGTACCAGTTGCGAAAATGAGTGGTCGTGGTTTAGGTCATACCGGCGGAACCATTGACAAATTAGAAGCAGTTAGTGGCTTCTCCGTTGAAATAACAAACCAGCAATTTATTGATCTCGTTAATAAAAATAAACTTGCTGTTGTTGGTCAAAGTGGAAATTTAACACCTGCTGACAAAAAGCTTTATGCTCTAAGAGATGTGACTGCAACAGTTAATTCAATTCCACTTATAGCAAGTTCAATCATGAGTAAGAAAATTGCTTCAGGAGCAAATGCAATTGTTTTAGATGTGAAAACTGGTGCAGGGGCATTTATGAAAGAGTTAACTCAAGCAGAAGAGTTGGCAAAAGCAATGGTTGATATCGGTAACAATTTAGGGCGAAATACCATGGCAGTTATCTCAGATATGAGTCAACCATTAGGCTTTGCAATAGGGAATGCTCTTGAAGTTAAGGAAGCAATTGACACTCTAAGAGGAAATGGTCCTGAAGACTTAAAAGAACTTTGCTTAGCATTAGGTAGTCAAATGGTGTTACTTGCAGGCAAAACGAGTACTGTAGAACAAGCTAGGATCTTACTTGAGGAAGCTATTGTTTCAGGGAAGGCACTGGAAACGTTAAAAACGTTCTTACAGGATCAGGGAGGAGATCCCACTGTTGTTGATGATGTAACAAAACTGCCAACTGCCAAATACCAAATTGAAGTACCAGCTTGGGATACAGGCTATATAGGGCAAATAGTTGCAGATAAAATTGGAGTAGCTGCGATGCTTCTAGGAGCAGGGCGAGCAACGAAGGAATCAACGATAGATTTAGCTGTAGGAATTGAGTTAAGAAAAAAAGTTGGTGATTTTGTCAACACAGGTGAAACATTAGTGACCATTCACACTAATGAGGAAAATGTCGCAGAAGTCACGAAGATCATTAATGACTCATATACAATAGCTTCTGAAAGAGTAGAAATACCTCCGCTTATCTATAAGGAAATTAAATAA
- a CDS encoding purine-nucleoside phosphorylase — translation MNNTIKFLKKTVTVQPEIGLILGSGLGVLAEEIENPVKIPYDEIPGFPVSTVEGHAGQLVIGTLQGKQVITMQGRFHYYEGYSLERVTFPIRVMKELGVKSLIVTNAAGGINETFTPGDLMIITDHINNFGDNPLIGPNDPAQGVRFPDMSTAYNKKLVKLAKEVAHTLEIPVKEGVYVGNTGPSYETPAEIRMLRFFGGDAVGMSTVPEVIVAKHCDLEVLGISCISNMAAGILDQPLTHEEVIETTEMVRANFLSFVKEIVKEMN, via the coding sequence ATGAATAATACGATAAAATTTTTAAAGAAGACAGTGACAGTGCAACCTGAAATCGGCTTAATTTTAGGTTCTGGTTTAGGAGTATTAGCAGAGGAAATCGAAAATCCAGTCAAAATACCTTATGACGAAATTCCAGGCTTTCCTGTTTCGACAGTAGAAGGTCATGCAGGTCAGTTGGTTATTGGTACACTACAGGGTAAGCAAGTCATTACGATGCAAGGTAGATTTCATTACTATGAGGGTTATTCACTAGAAAGGGTAACCTTTCCAATCCGTGTGATGAAAGAACTTGGTGTAAAAAGTTTAATTGTTACAAATGCAGCAGGTGGTATTAATGAAACTTTTACTCCTGGTGATTTAATGATCATTACCGATCACATAAATAACTTTGGCGATAACCCACTAATAGGGCCAAATGATCCGGCTCAAGGTGTTCGTTTTCCAGATATGTCCACTGCCTATAATAAAAAACTTGTTAAACTAGCAAAAGAAGTAGCACATACATTAGAAATTCCAGTGAAGGAAGGTGTTTACGTAGGTAACACCGGTCCGTCATATGAAACTCCAGCAGAAATTAGAATGCTCCGCTTTTTTGGTGGAGATGCGGTTGGAATGTCAACTGTACCAGAGGTAATTGTGGCAAAGCATTGTGACTTAGAAGTTCTAGGGATTTCGTGTATCTCCAACATGGCTGCTGGGATATTGGATCAACCACTCACACATGAAGAAGTAATTGAAACAACAGAAATGGTAAGAGCTAACTTCTTGAGCTTTGTGAAAGAGATAGTTAAAGAGATGAACTAA
- the spoIIAB gene encoding anti-sigma F factor, translating to MRNFMELQFSAQSKNESFARVTVGAFVAQLDPTMDELTEIKTVVSEAVTNSIIHGYDNNPEGIVYISVTLENDIVQILIKDEGIGIDNIDEARQPLYTTKPELERSGMGFTIMENFMDDIKVVSNPLVGTTVHLTKLLSKSKALCN from the coding sequence ATGAGAAATTTCATGGAACTACAATTTTCAGCCCAAAGTAAGAACGAATCTTTTGCTCGTGTCACAGTTGGAGCTTTTGTAGCACAGTTAGACCCGACTATGGATGAGTTAACCGAAATCAAAACGGTTGTTTCTGAGGCAGTTACTAACTCTATTATTCATGGTTATGATAATAATCCAGAAGGAATTGTGTATATATCAGTTACTTTAGAAAATGACATTGTACAAATTTTAATTAAAGACGAAGGTATTGGTATAGACAACATCGATGAAGCAAGACAACCATTGTATACAACCAAACCAGAGTTAGAAAGATCTGGCATGGGTTTTACGATTATGGAAAACTTTATGGATGATATAAAAGTTGTTTCAAATCCATTAGTAGGAACAACAGTTCATTTAACAAAGCTTCTATCAAAAAGTAAAGCTTTATGCAATTAA
- the spoVAC gene encoding stage V sporulation protein AC, whose protein sequence is MDEKQLEKNKKKYKKAIEPFQPKPPYFKNCIKAFMVGGFVCALGQGIANIYIHYLDLTERTVASAMIGTLIFIAAILTALGIYDRIGQFAGAGSIGTVTGFSNAIASSALEHKSEGIVLGIAGNMFKIAGAVIVFGVVSAYIVSMIRLLVQTLIS, encoded by the coding sequence ATGGATGAAAAGCAACTAGAAAAAAATAAAAAAAAATACAAAAAAGCTATCGAACCTTTTCAACCAAAGCCTCCTTATTTTAAAAATTGTATTAAGGCATTTATGGTTGGAGGATTTGTTTGTGCGTTAGGACAAGGTATTGCTAATATCTATATTCATTATTTAGATCTTACCGAAAGAACGGTGGCTAGTGCCATGATCGGAACGTTAATATTTATTGCAGCAATTCTCACTGCTTTAGGTATTTATGATCGAATTGGGCAATTTGCTGGGGCTGGATCAATTGGAACTGTTACAGGCTTCTCAAACGCAATTGCAAGTAGTGCCCTAGAACATAAAAGTGAAGGGATTGTTCTAGGAATCGCCGGAAACATGTTTAAAATTGCTGGTGCTGTTATCGTATTTGGGGTTGTCTCAGCTTATATAGTTAGCATGATTCGTTTACTTGTACAAACACTAATTTCTTGA
- a CDS encoding purine-nucleoside phosphorylase — MNQLLEKARETARFIEEQITLMPTIGLILGSGLGELADEIEESVAIAYEDILNFPVSTVEGHAGKLVIGKLNGKNVIAMQGRFHFYEGYSMQEVTFPVRVMKLLGVETIIVTNACGGMNPEFAPGDLMVITDHINMTAANPLIGTNESEFGPRFPDMSSAYTREFIPTIKEVASNLGISLQEGVYVSVSGPTYMSAAELIMLRKIGGDVVGMSTVPEVIVARHMGMKVLGISCITDMAIGEALEGITHEQVVEVANRTKPKFIQLIKKTLMKM; from the coding sequence ATGAATCAATTATTGGAAAAGGCAAGGGAAACAGCTCGTTTTATTGAAGAACAGATAACATTAATGCCTACCATTGGTTTGATCCTTGGGTCAGGTTTAGGTGAATTAGCCGATGAAATTGAGGAGAGTGTGGCAATTGCTTATGAAGATATACTCAACTTTCCAGTCTCTACGGTCGAGGGACATGCAGGGAAACTTGTCATAGGTAAGCTAAATGGCAAAAATGTGATTGCGATGCAAGGAAGATTTCACTTCTATGAAGGATATTCAATGCAAGAGGTAACCTTCCCTGTTCGCGTGATGAAATTGCTAGGAGTAGAAACCATTATTGTAACGAATGCATGTGGGGGCATGAATCCTGAATTTGCACCCGGAGATTTAATGGTTATTACTGATCACATTAACATGACAGCAGCAAATCCGCTGATTGGAACAAACGAAAGTGAATTTGGTCCGAGGTTTCCCGATATGAGTTCTGCTTACACTCGTGAATTTATTCCTACTATTAAAGAAGTAGCAAGTAATTTAGGTATTTCATTACAAGAAGGTGTTTATGTTAGTGTTTCTGGTCCTACTTATATGTCCGCTGCTGAATTAATTATGCTACGGAAAATTGGTGGTGATGTCGTTGGGATGTCGACAGTACCTGAAGTCATTGTAGCAAGACACATGGGAATGAAAGTCTTGGGCATTAGTTGTATTACCGATATGGCTATCGGAGAAGCTTTAGAAGGTATCACCCACGAACAGGTTGTCGAAGTAGCGAACCGTACGAAACCAAAGTTTATCCAGTTAATTAAAAAAACCTTAATGAAAATGTAA
- the spoVAD gene encoding stage V sporulation protein AD, whose protein sequence is MGKQTMVFKDDIYINQIATVVGPKEGEGPLKNSFDKSYDELYCGESSWELAERKLMSESIDICLQKANKKPEEIDYFLGGDLLNQNITASYVARDKEIPFFGLFNACSTSMESIILAAVLLESGHAEHVMTSVSSHFSTAERQFRYPTEFGGQKPETAMYTVTGAGSAYLSKKTSNIKVEAATVGKVVDYGIVSPFDMGSAMAPAAAHTIETHLRELNRRPEDYDAIVTGDLSRIGTPILKSLLLEQDIDISKVHQDCGVLVYSTDQKVFSGGSGCACSAVVTYGHLFSELKRGTFKRILVVATGALLNPTMVQQKESIPCIAHGVSFEYVE, encoded by the coding sequence ATGGGCAAGCAAACGATGGTTTTTAAAGATGATATATATATCAACCAAATCGCCACTGTAGTTGGTCCAAAAGAAGGAGAAGGTCCGCTCAAAAATAGTTTTGATAAGTCCTATGATGAATTATATTGTGGAGAGTCTTCTTGGGAGTTAGCTGAGCGTAAATTAATGTCTGAAAGTATTGATATTTGTTTACAAAAAGCAAATAAAAAACCAGAAGAAATAGACTATTTTCTTGGTGGTGATCTTTTAAATCAAAATATAACTGCAAGCTATGTAGCTAGAGATAAAGAAATACCTTTTTTTGGCCTATTTAATGCTTGCTCAACTTCCATGGAGTCAATTATTCTTGCAGCTGTTTTATTAGAAAGTGGACATGCTGAGCATGTGATGACATCAGTAAGTAGTCATTTTTCAACGGCAGAGCGCCAATTTCGTTATCCAACTGAATTTGGAGGGCAAAAACCCGAGACAGCCATGTATACCGTAACGGGGGCAGGATCTGCATATCTAAGTAAAAAAACATCCAATATAAAGGTAGAGGCTGCTACTGTTGGAAAAGTTGTAGATTATGGTATAGTCAGTCCATTTGATATGGGCTCAGCAATGGCACCGGCAGCAGCTCACACAATCGAAACCCATTTAAGAGAGTTAAATCGTCGTCCAGAAGATTACGATGCAATCGTTACCGGGGATTTGTCTAGAATAGGAACACCAATTTTAAAGAGTTTGCTATTAGAACAAGACATTGATATTTCAAAGGTTCATCAAGATTGTGGTGTATTAGTTTATAGCACGGATCAAAAGGTTTTTTCAGGTGGTAGTGGTTGTGCATGTTCTGCCGTCGTTACGTATGGTCATTTATTCAGTGAATTAAAACGTGGAACATTTAAGAGAATATTGGTTGTTGCAACAGGTGCTCTATTAAATCCAACCATGGTGCAACAAAAAGAGTCCATTCCA
- a CDS encoding D-alanyl-D-alanine carboxypeptidase family protein produces MRGFFIRFLAITLLLSTFQATALAEEGKVQLAKESSSAILMERDTGTILFKKNSNEKLPPASMTKIMTMLLIMEALDQGKITLDEKVRTSERAASMGGSQIFLEVGEEMTVDEMLKGIAIASGNDASVAMAEHLGGSEENFIAMMNEKAKSLGLTNTNFMNSNGLPAENHYTTAYDLAIISKELLKYENILGYTSLYEDYLRQDTDKKFWLVNTNKLVKFYPGVDGLKTGYTREAKYCLTVTAKKNDMRVIAIVMGAQTPKDRNRQITEMLDYAFSQYMTHKLYDRGHVMTTSKISKGQKPTVDVVTSESVSVLTKKGENIDNVEEIINIDKDLKAPIKKGDQLGTLRIEKEGTLLVEVPLVANDDVGVASWWQLFKRTTAKFGGKS; encoded by the coding sequence ATGAGGGGATTTTTTATCCGTTTTTTAGCAATTACACTATTATTATCAACTTTTCAGGCTACAGCTTTAGCAGAAGAAGGTAAAGTACAATTAGCAAAAGAATCTTCATCAGCTATACTAATGGAAAGAGATACAGGTACGATTTTATTTAAAAAAAATAGTAACGAAAAACTTCCACCTGCTAGTATGACAAAAATTATGACTATGCTATTGATTATGGAAGCTCTCGATCAAGGGAAAATTACCTTGGACGAAAAAGTACGTACTAGTGAAAGAGCTGCTTCAATGGGAGGATCACAAATTTTCCTCGAAGTAGGCGAAGAAATGACGGTAGATGAAATGCTGAAAGGAATTGCCATTGCCTCTGGTAATGATGCCTCAGTTGCGATGGCTGAACACTTAGGCGGTTCCGAAGAAAACTTCATTGCAATGATGAATGAAAAAGCAAAGTCATTAGGGTTAACGAATACAAATTTTATGAATTCAAACGGGTTACCAGCTGAAAATCATTATACGACTGCCTATGACCTAGCCATTATATCAAAAGAGCTTCTAAAGTACGAGAATATCTTAGGGTACACGAGTTTGTATGAAGATTACTTACGACAAGACACTGATAAAAAGTTCTGGCTAGTTAACACGAATAAGCTAGTAAAGTTTTATCCTGGTGTTGATGGGTTAAAAACTGGTTATACACGAGAAGCTAAATATTGCCTAACAGTAACCGCAAAGAAAAATGATATGCGTGTGATTGCGATTGTAATGGGTGCTCAAACACCTAAGGATCGTAACCGTCAAATAACAGAAATGTTGGATTATGCTTTTAGTCAATATATGACTCATAAATTATATGACAGAGGACATGTTATGACTACTTCAAAAATCAGTAAAGGTCAAAAGCCAACGGTTGATGTTGTTACATCTGAAAGTGTATCTGTTTTAACGAAGAAGGGCGAAAATATTGATAATGTTGAAGAAATCATTAACATTGACAAGGATTTAAAGGCACCTATTAAAAAAGGTGACCAACTTGGAACACTTCGCATTGAAAAAGAAGGAACGCTGTTAGTAGAGGTTCCTCTAGTTGCCAATGATGATGTTGGTGTTGCTTCATGGTGGCAATTATTTAAGCGCACAACTGCTAAATTTGGTGGAAAATCATAA